The following are encoded together in the Bradyrhizobium sp. CCGUVB1N3 genome:
- a CDS encoding DUF1656 domain-containing protein produces MRYEIDIYGVLVPALLLWLIVAFALSALLRRLMQRFGLYRLVWHRALFNFALFVCILGGVVYLSEFLP; encoded by the coding sequence ATGAGGTACGAGATCGACATTTACGGCGTGCTCGTCCCGGCGTTGCTGCTGTGGCTGATCGTGGCCTTTGCGCTCAGTGCTCTCTTGCGCAGGCTGATGCAGCGCTTCGGCCTCTACCGGCTCGTCTGGCATCGCGCGCTGTTCAATTTCGCGCTGTTCGTCTGCATTCTCGGCGGTGTCGTGTATCTTTCGGAGTTTCTGCCATGA
- a CDS encoding asparaginase, which translates to MTNDTVQSSCRRQRLISMASAPLIALAASSFLINVAAHAADAGNLPRILVLATGGTIAGQADPRAAGAYKSGQITGEQLVASVPGLDKLASVNAEQISSIGSQDMNDKVWFALAGRIQQAFDKNEADAVVITHGTDTLEETAFFLDNVVKGDKPVVIVGSMRPATAVSADGPGNLYEAFQVAADPRSRGRGVMAVLNDKIQSARSVTKTNTTSVETFMSPNDGPIGYVDTAGGVRFLAQAGAKRATYALPASDPLPRVEIVYSHANMDAVPIEDAISHGAKGIVLAGVGDGNTSKSALEALEAAAKKGIIIVRATRVRSGFVTRNVEVDDDKNGFVVSEDLNPQKARVLAQLLIASGVTAPAELQKAFTATW; encoded by the coding sequence CGTCCAATCATCATGCCGTCGGCAACGCCTGATATCGATGGCCTCTGCTCCGCTGATTGCGCTGGCGGCCTCGTCATTCCTGATCAATGTGGCGGCACATGCCGCAGACGCTGGCAATCTGCCGCGCATCCTCGTGCTCGCAACCGGCGGAACCATCGCGGGTCAAGCCGATCCACGGGCAGCAGGCGCCTACAAATCCGGCCAGATCACCGGTGAGCAATTGGTCGCCTCCGTCCCGGGCCTCGACAAGCTCGCGAGCGTGAATGCCGAACAGATTTCGTCGATCGGCTCGCAGGACATGAACGACAAGGTCTGGTTTGCACTGGCCGGTCGCATCCAGCAGGCGTTCGACAAAAACGAGGCCGATGCGGTCGTCATCACCCACGGCACGGATACGCTGGAGGAGACCGCGTTCTTCCTCGACAACGTGGTCAAAGGCGACAAGCCGGTCGTCATCGTGGGCTCGATGCGTCCGGCCACAGCGGTCAGCGCGGATGGTCCCGGCAATCTCTATGAAGCCTTCCAGGTCGCCGCCGATCCGCGCTCGCGCGGGCGGGGTGTCATGGCCGTGTTGAACGACAAGATCCAGAGCGCGCGCTCGGTGACCAAGACCAACACCACGAGCGTCGAGACGTTCATGTCGCCCAACGACGGGCCGATCGGCTATGTCGATACCGCCGGCGGTGTTCGTTTCCTGGCTCAGGCGGGTGCGAAGCGCGCGACCTACGCGCTGCCGGCAAGCGACCCGTTGCCGCGCGTCGAGATCGTCTACTCCCACGCCAACATGGACGCCGTGCCGATCGAGGACGCGATTTCGCACGGCGCCAAGGGCATCGTGCTCGCGGGCGTCGGCGATGGCAACACATCGAAGTCGGCGCTCGAGGCGCTCGAGGCGGCCGCGAAGAAGGGCATCATCATCGTCCGCGCCACGCGGGTCCGCTCGGGCTTCGTCACGCGCAATGTCGAGGTCGACGACGACAAGAACGGCTTCGTCGTGTCCGAGGATCTGAACCCGCAGAAGGCGCGCGTCCTCGCCCAGCTCCTGATCGCGAGCGGCGTCACGGCGCCTGCCGAGCTTCAGAAGGCCTTCACCGCGACCTGGTAG
- a CDS encoding HlyD family secretion protein, whose protein sequence is MKGSFGWLGRVALTVLVVVAALAVGRGLWAYYMESPWTRDGRVRADVVQVAPDVSGFVTEVLVKDNQKIHRGDVLFRIDRERFALALQQADAALAGHRATLDQANADLKRYSALTTDAVSQQKQEQVLATQLQAKAAYDQVVADRAVAQLNLDRSDVRASVNGVITNMDLRPGAYVTAGKGVMALVDTDTLHVEGYFEETKLARIRVGDKVQVRLMGEPARLTGHVESIAAGIEDRDRAAGANLLANVNPTFSWVRLAQRVPVRIALDEIPDNIALVAGRSATVEVLN, encoded by the coding sequence ATGAAAGGGAGTTTTGGCTGGCTCGGTCGCGTGGCTCTGACCGTGCTGGTCGTCGTCGCGGCGCTCGCCGTCGGCCGCGGGCTTTGGGCCTATTACATGGAGTCGCCCTGGACGCGCGACGGGCGCGTCCGCGCCGACGTGGTCCAGGTTGCGCCCGACGTGTCGGGTTTCGTCACGGAGGTTCTGGTCAAGGACAACCAGAAGATCCATCGCGGCGACGTCCTGTTCCGTATCGATCGTGAGCGCTTTGCGTTGGCGCTGCAACAGGCCGACGCCGCGCTTGCCGGCCACCGCGCCACGCTCGACCAGGCCAATGCCGACCTGAAGCGCTACAGCGCGCTCACCACCGACGCGGTCTCGCAGCAAAAGCAGGAACAGGTGCTGGCCACGCAGTTGCAGGCCAAGGCGGCCTACGATCAGGTGGTCGCCGACCGGGCGGTGGCCCAGCTCAATCTCGATCGCAGCGACGTCCGGGCCTCGGTGAACGGCGTCATCACCAACATGGACTTGCGGCCGGGCGCGTATGTGACGGCCGGGAAGGGCGTGATGGCGCTCGTCGACACCGACACGCTGCATGTCGAAGGCTATTTCGAGGAGACCAAGCTCGCGCGCATCCGCGTTGGCGACAAGGTGCAGGTCCGCCTGATGGGTGAGCCTGCCAGGCTCACCGGCCATGTCGAAAGCATCGCGGCGGGGATCGAGGATCGCGACCGCGCCGCGGGTGCGAATTTGCTCGCCAACGTCAACCCGACCTTCAGCTGGGTGCGTCTGGCGCAGCGCGTTCCCGTACGGATCGCGCTCGACGAGATTCCGGACAATATCGCACTGGTCGCCGGCCGCTCGGCGACCGTGGAGGTGCTGAACTAG